One window of the Candidatus Jettenia sp. genome contains the following:
- a CDS encoding OmpH family outer membrane protein — protein MELETVLKHGRKINNLLCIAAMFTCLYLFSLSGLSLVQAKEAGGDNVPSRNLKLGVVDLNSVFEKYEKRKNFDAQLKEQEKKHQKIINDKKKELVSLNEKIQLLDLGSEARRKDEEAFEKKNIELESYAKFAEKSLMKKYKDYFENLYTEVCKEVENIGKLEQYDLIIKKEEPELQSGGISELQFKVGIKAVLYHSDEIDITNRVIETLNKKYSEASKGK, from the coding sequence ATGGAATTAGAAACAGTATTGAAGCATGGCAGGAAAATAAACAATCTTTTATGTATTGCAGCAATGTTTACCTGTTTGTATCTCTTTTCGCTGTCGGGTTTGTCGCTTGTACAAGCAAAAGAAGCAGGTGGGGATAATGTGCCTTCAAGAAACCTGAAATTAGGAGTGGTTGATTTAAATAGTGTGTTTGAGAAGTATGAAAAGAGAAAGAATTTTGATGCACAGCTTAAAGAACAGGAGAAGAAGCATCAAAAAATTATTAATGATAAAAAGAAAGAGCTGGTAAGCTTGAATGAGAAGATACAACTCCTCGATTTAGGAAGTGAAGCAAGGAGAAAAGACGAAGAGGCTTTTGAAAAGAAAAATATAGAATTAGAATCATATGCGAAGTTTGCTGAGAAAAGTTTGATGAAGAAGTATAAGGATTATTTTGAAAATCTTTACACGGAGGTATGTAAGGAAGTAGAAAATATAGGTAAGCTTGAACAATATGATCTGATTATTAAGAAAGAAGAGCCTGAATTGCAGAGCGGGGGAATCTCAGAGCTGCAGTTTAAGGTTGGAATAAAAGCAGTCTTATACCATTCTGATGAAATTGATATTACCAACCGGGTAATTGAGACCTTAAACAAAAAATATTCAGAAGCTAGCAAGGGAAAATAA
- the lpxC gene encoding UDP-3-O-acyl-N-acetylglucosamine deacetylase, protein MDNRQKTIEQEIEYSGVGLFRGESTKLRFKPAPLNSGIYFVRVDMPGKPRIPAHVCSLSSNYKRIFLKQKEAEVECVEHLMAALAGLGIDNIEIEINGREIPCADGSAKLFLEILKKAGIVVLGGKKKLYIVTDPIIVQNGNASVMALPCEKGLIFSYTLDFDGSFIPQQTYDIEFTQDNFCREIAPARTFGLSTNVEEFKMLGLGKGITDFNSVIVHQDGKITRPISMEPAELRFPNEFVRHKILDLVGDLYLANVVIQGHIVAHRSGHSLNVQMAEKIAQGVLDLENMVAHSDILKT, encoded by the coding sequence GTGGATAACAGACAAAAGACAATTGAACAAGAAATAGAGTACTCTGGTGTAGGGTTGTTTCGGGGAGAAAGTACAAAGCTTCGTTTTAAGCCAGCACCGTTAAACTCGGGTATATATTTTGTTCGTGTAGATATGCCTGGCAAACCCAGAATTCCTGCTCATGTTTGTTCCTTATCGAGTAATTATAAACGTATATTTTTGAAACAGAAAGAGGCTGAGGTTGAGTGCGTAGAGCATCTTATGGCGGCATTAGCAGGTTTAGGCATAGATAATATAGAGATTGAAATTAACGGTCGGGAAATTCCTTGTGCGGATGGAAGCGCTAAGCTATTTTTAGAAATTCTCAAAAAAGCAGGGATTGTTGTGCTCGGCGGTAAAAAGAAACTCTATATCGTAACAGATCCAATCATTGTGCAGAATGGGAATGCAAGTGTTATGGCGCTACCGTGTGAAAAAGGTTTGATATTTTCTTATACCCTTGATTTTGATGGCTCTTTTATCCCTCAGCAAACATACGATATTGAATTTACGCAGGATAACTTTTGTAGGGAGATTGCACCAGCAAGGACATTTGGCTTAAGCACCAATGTCGAAGAATTTAAAATGCTTGGTTTGGGGAAAGGGATTACAGATTTCAACAGCGTCATTGTGCATCAAGATGGCAAGATAACAAGACCCATTTCTATGGAGCCTGCGGAATTACGGTTTCCCAATGAGTTTGTAAGGCATAAAATTTTAGACCTTGTGGGAGATCTTTACCTTGCCAATGTAGTAATTCAAGGCCATATTGTTGCACACAGATCTGGTCACTCCCTCAATGTTCAGATGGCAGAAAAGATTGCACAAGGAGTGCTTGATTTAGAGAATATGGTTGCTCATAGTGACATTTTAAAAACATAA
- the lpxA gene encoding acyl-ACP--UDP-N-acetylglucosamine O-acyltransferase translates to MRIHKSAIVHPDAVVGNDVEIGPFSVIGASVTIGDGTIIKNHVTITGNTTIGKNNIIHPNAVLGAEPQDLKYHGECTSLFLGNNNVVREGVTINIGTAVGGGKTVIGDSNFFMAYAHIAHDCIIEDNVLLANGVLLGGHVIIERGAKLMGLVGIQPFVTIGRYAYVGGHTRIVQDVPPYVIIEGHPARIRQVNVIGLEREGFKKEQVDEIKKAFRTLFRRNESGRNKNLEMLEKQKDISSEVSYLITFLRNSDKGKFGRYREAFRYSSCNDKLSTTSDPEEDKKEAELATDKSTIV, encoded by the coding sequence ATGAGAATTCATAAGTCTGCTATTGTGCATCCGGATGCTGTTGTAGGTAATGATGTTGAAATCGGGCCTTTTTCAGTTATAGGAGCAAGTGTTACTATTGGAGATGGGACGATTATTAAAAATCATGTCACCATTACAGGAAATACTACGATAGGAAAAAATAATATTATCCATCCCAACGCTGTTTTGGGCGCTGAACCGCAAGATCTTAAATACCACGGTGAATGCACTTCTCTTTTCTTAGGAAATAACAACGTAGTTCGGGAGGGCGTGACCATTAATATAGGTACAGCGGTCGGGGGAGGAAAGACCGTAATTGGCGATAGTAACTTTTTTATGGCGTATGCACATATTGCCCATGATTGTATCATAGAAGATAATGTTCTTCTGGCGAACGGAGTATTACTCGGTGGGCATGTTATTATTGAAAGAGGCGCAAAATTGATGGGTCTTGTTGGTATACAGCCTTTTGTAACTATTGGACGGTATGCCTATGTAGGAGGTCATACCCGAATTGTCCAGGATGTGCCGCCGTATGTAATTATTGAGGGTCATCCTGCAAGGATTCGGCAAGTGAATGTTATTGGGCTGGAGAGAGAAGGTTTTAAGAAAGAGCAGGTTGACGAAATCAAAAAGGCATTTCGGACATTGTTTCGCAGGAATGAATCAGGCAGGAATAAAAATTTAGAAATGTTGGAGAAGCAAAAAGACATCTCCTCAGAGGTCAGTTATCTGATTACTTTCCTGAGAAATTCTGATAAAGGCAAGTTTGGAAGATATCGGGAGGCATTCCGATATTCATCATGTAACGATAAATTAAGTACTACATCTGATCCAGAAGAAGATAAAAAAGAGGCCGAGTTGGCGA